A single genomic interval of Pyruvatibacter sp. HU-CL02332 harbors:
- a CDS encoding AsmA family protein gives MRALLYFVIAVVALVAGAVFLAPMFISADLVKQEVEAAVESATGRKLTIAGDVSISAWPALAANIGDVTFANAPGGKSDNMATMRELRAELAIMPLLSGKVQVDEFVLREPVINLEIARNGTPNWQFEPAAAPADPTPAPQDTSSGGGDTTPTDGSSGGGLAPAEVSLANMTIENGQISYSDAQSGAAYNFSDVDVTLNLPSLDEQLNVAGALTWNAERVNIDATVERPRAVLEAATTATTLAVSSNPVTFNYAGDVTFGTALATSGTVDLDVPSVRKLSAWTGSPMAEGGGFGPLALNGQLASAGTRYTFSNATMSLDGMNANGNLVVETAGARPKLSGTLAVDQIDTNVYSGQGDAGWSTDAIDFSGLKAVDTDLNLSASEIIFGNVVIGESALGLDITNGTMVANLTKMALYQGSGTGKLTLNGRRATPSLAANFNLSGLALEPFLNAAAGFKRLDGTGLFNIAVTASGASQAQMVNTLNGNGNIDFRNGAIKGINLAQIIRTALTDPITGWSNAASSDTDFSELNGSFNITNGVLSNNDLKMLGPLLRLTGAGSTSIVQQSINYRLKPKLVASLEGQGGTADKSGLDIPVIVTGTWSNPKFAPDLAAVLSNPTDLLKGVESLEKIQPKDIIRGLLGQGGSSDNSSGEAPKEENKQPNPEDLLKGLFGR, from the coding sequence ATGCGCGCCTTGCTCTATTTCGTTATCGCCGTCGTTGCTCTTGTGGCAGGTGCGGTTTTTCTTGCGCCCATGTTCATTTCTGCCGATCTGGTGAAGCAGGAAGTTGAAGCGGCCGTTGAAAGCGCGACGGGGCGCAAACTCACCATTGCAGGGGACGTCTCCATCAGCGCCTGGCCGGCGCTGGCAGCAAATATCGGCGACGTGACGTTTGCCAATGCGCCGGGCGGCAAGTCAGACAACATGGCAACCATGAGGGAGTTGCGCGCGGAGCTGGCGATCATGCCGCTGCTGAGCGGCAAGGTGCAGGTCGATGAATTCGTGCTGCGCGAGCCTGTCATCAATCTGGAGATTGCGCGCAACGGCACGCCGAACTGGCAGTTTGAACCAGCGGCTGCGCCGGCTGATCCCACCCCCGCACCGCAGGACACATCATCAGGCGGCGGCGACACGACACCAACTGACGGCAGCAGTGGTGGCGGTCTGGCACCAGCGGAAGTCTCCCTGGCCAACATGACCATTGAAAACGGTCAGATCAGCTACAGCGATGCCCAGTCCGGTGCGGCTTACAATTTCAGCGACGTGGATGTGACGCTGAACCTGCCAAGCCTCGATGAGCAGCTGAACGTGGCAGGCGCGCTCACCTGGAACGCCGAACGGGTCAATATTGACGCCACCGTTGAGCGCCCCCGTGCAGTGCTTGAAGCAGCGACCACGGCAACAACGCTTGCCGTCTCGTCCAATCCGGTGACTTTCAACTATGCGGGTGACGTGACGTTTGGCACTGCACTGGCAACAAGCGGCACTGTTGACCTTGATGTTCCCTCAGTGCGCAAGCTTTCCGCATGGACGGGTAGTCCGATGGCAGAAGGCGGCGGCTTTGGTCCGCTTGCGCTGAACGGACAGCTGGCGAGCGCCGGCACGCGCTACACATTTTCCAATGCCACCATGTCACTGGACGGCATGAACGCCAACGGCAACCTCGTTGTGGAAACCGCAGGCGCACGGCCCAAGCTGTCAGGCACTTTGGCAGTCGATCAGATTGATACCAATGTCTATAGCGGCCAGGGCGATGCGGGCTGGAGCACGGACGCGATCGATTTTTCAGGCCTCAAAGCTGTCGATACAGACCTCAATCTCTCCGCGAGTGAAATCATCTTTGGCAACGTCGTCATTGGTGAAAGTGCGCTTGGCCTCGACATCACCAATGGCACAATGGTCGCGAACCTCACCAAGATGGCACTCTATCAGGGCTCGGGAACCGGCAAGCTGACCCTCAATGGCCGTCGTGCCACGCCATCACTGGCAGCCAATTTCAATCTGTCCGGGCTAGCCCTCGAGCCATTCCTCAATGCCGCGGCAGGCTTCAAGCGTCTGGATGGGACCGGCCTTTTCAACATCGCCGTGACGGCCAGCGGCGCGTCTCAGGCACAGATGGTCAACACGCTGAACGGGAACGGCAACATTGATTTCAGGAACGGCGCCATCAAGGGCATCAACCTGGCGCAGATCATTCGCACAGCGTTGACTGATCCGATCACGGGCTGGAGCAATGCAGCGTCTTCAGACACGGATTTCAGCGAGCTGAATGGCTCCTTCAACATCACCAACGGGGTGCTGTCGAACAACGACCTCAAGATGCTCGGGCCTCTCCTGCGGCTCACCGGTGCCGGGTCAACCAGCATCGTGCAGCAGTCGATCAATTACCGCCTGAAGCCCAAGCTGGTTGCCTCACTTGAAGGTCAGGGCGGCACAGCGGACAAGTCCGGCTTGGATATTCCCGTGATCGTCACGGGCACATGGTCCAATCCGAAATTTGCACCGGATCTGGCGGCGGTCCTTTCCAACCCGACCGATCTTCTCAAAGGTGTTGAGAGCCTCGAGAAAATTCAGCCCAAGGACATTATTCGGGGACTGCTGGGCCAGGGCGGCTCCTCCGACAACTCCTCCGGAGAAGCTCCCAAGGAAGAAAACAAGCAGCCCAATCCCGAAGACCTCCTCAAGGGATTGTTTGGCCGGTAG
- a CDS encoding ABC transporter ATP-binding protein produces the protein MTNLTTFETARFVWVYWMRYPRLFWACVALVVGMAALDVALPLVAGRFVDAISSTLPEDQVWRLLFIVIGVTILYFTVRYIMYRVWIVFAANVMRHLVGDAFERVQRFSSEWHANEFAGATVRKISRGMWAYDTYADTVIHALLTAVLTLIGLTIMLTILWPVMGLTVGVLIALHLGVGYWLSANWVAPANNIHMAADSRIGATMSDAITCNAVVKSFGAEEREDVSFERVVRDWAGKAQFTWIRGENAVMFQVAMQILMMAALLGFSTYYWTQGLATPGDVVLALTTFFVIDSHLRHASYHIRNAQQAINELDDLVLFQRQSMGVADRPNAANFVPGSGRIAFENVQFAYANQPDPIYEDFNLTIQPGERVGLVGRSGSGKSTFVKLLQRLHDVDGGQIVIDGQDVAAVTQSSLRQSIALVPQDPALFHRSLAENIAYARPDATREEVMEAARRAHADEFIMNLPQGYDTEVGERGVKLSGGERQRVAIARAFLADAPILVLDEATSSLDSHTESIIQDAIEELMRGRTTILIAHRLSTLRDVDRILVFRQGRIVEQGTHAQLMQRPDGDFKQLLETQAAGLVF, from the coding sequence ATGACCAATCTAACTACCTTTGAAACAGCCCGCTTTGTGTGGGTCTACTGGATGCGGTACCCACGCCTTTTCTGGGCGTGCGTGGCACTCGTCGTCGGCATGGCAGCGCTTGATGTGGCCCTGCCGCTTGTCGCCGGGCGCTTTGTCGATGCCATTTCAAGCACACTGCCGGAAGATCAGGTGTGGCGGCTGCTGTTCATCGTCATCGGCGTGACAATCCTCTATTTCACCGTGCGCTACATCATGTATCGCGTGTGGATCGTCTTTGCGGCCAACGTCATGCGACATCTGGTGGGCGATGCGTTTGAGCGCGTGCAGCGCTTTTCGTCCGAGTGGCATGCCAATGAGTTTGCCGGCGCAACAGTCCGCAAGATCAGCCGCGGCATGTGGGCCTATGACACCTACGCCGACACGGTGATCCATGCCTTGCTGACGGCCGTGCTGACGCTGATCGGTCTCACCATCATGCTGACCATCCTCTGGCCGGTCATGGGACTGACGGTTGGTGTGCTCATCGCCCTGCATCTGGGCGTTGGCTATTGGCTGTCTGCCAACTGGGTGGCTCCCGCCAACAACATCCACATGGCGGCAGACAGCCGCATTGGCGCCACCATGTCAGACGCCATTACCTGTAACGCCGTGGTCAAGAGCTTCGGTGCGGAGGAACGCGAAGACGTGTCCTTCGAGCGGGTGGTGCGCGACTGGGCGGGCAAGGCGCAGTTCACCTGGATTCGCGGCGAGAACGCCGTGATGTTCCAGGTCGCCATGCAGATCCTGATGATGGCGGCTCTGCTGGGCTTTTCCACCTATTACTGGACCCAGGGACTGGCAACTCCCGGTGATGTGGTGCTGGCGCTCACGACCTTCTTCGTGATCGACAGCCATCTGCGGCACGCGTCCTATCACATCAGAAACGCCCAGCAGGCAATCAACGAACTGGACGATCTGGTGTTGTTCCAGCGTCAGTCCATGGGCGTGGCGGACAGGCCAAATGCCGCGAACTTTGTGCCCGGTTCCGGACGCATTGCCTTTGAGAATGTGCAGTTCGCCTATGCCAATCAGCCGGACCCTATCTATGAGGACTTCAACCTCACGATCCAGCCCGGCGAGCGTGTGGGTCTTGTCGGCCGCTCCGGCTCTGGCAAGAGTACTTTCGTGAAGCTGCTGCAGCGTCTGCATGATGTGGATGGCGGGCAGATTGTCATTGATGGTCAGGACGTGGCGGCGGTCACCCAGTCGTCCCTGCGCCAGTCGATTGCTCTCGTCCCGCAGGACCCGGCCTTGTTCCACCGGTCCTTGGCGGAGAACATCGCCTATGCCCGACCGGACGCCACCCGTGAGGAAGTCATGGAGGCTGCAAGGCGGGCCCATGCGGACGAGTTCATTATGAACCTGCCGCAGGGCTATGACACGGAAGTGGGCGAGCGCGGTGTAAAGCTCTCCGGTGGTGAACGCCAGCGGGTGGCTATTGCTCGGGCATTTCTGGCGGACGCGCCCATTTTGGTGCTGGACGAAGCCACCTCAAGCCTCGACTCCCATACCGAGAGCATCATTCAGGATGCGATCGAGGAGCTGATGCGGGGCCGCAC